One part of the Bacteroidota bacterium genome encodes these proteins:
- a CDS encoding gliding motility-associated C-terminal domain-containing protein yields the protein MTIRIHLLLSFLLSGFLALGHGSEERSSIEFKENKGQWHPNVRYRADLPGATFYLEEKGFTYSLFNPERFNEIHEVEHEYSPEKARKEIIHFHALKVKFLNAEENNANGSEPLSGYSNYIIGNNPSGWASRVMGYRHVRYSSLYPGIDLEVYTEENNAKYDFIVKPGSDYRQIRMQYDGADGIQIRKDGALIVKTSVFDFTELRPFAYQLINGEKKSVACDFRKEGNVISFKVGKYDQSQELVIDPVVVASTYSGSNQTTYGHSAAYDDLGNIITGGRCFGVGYPITPGAFDATFGGNVDIAITKLNPTGSARIYSTYIGGTSDEYVHSMFSLANNDLLIYGSCSSSDYPVTPGCYDATQNGSYDIIVTRLNSTGSALVGSTYIGGSGNDGQNAIPYNYGDTYRGEIIADALGTVYIASFTSSNNFPATAGVFDATANGAQDGVIIRLNPSFATLDWATYVGGSGDDAALGLKLDGSGFGLYIAGATSNVNFPTQGGAIHPAFLGGGMDGWVMYLASNGIFTLASSYIGTSGYDQAYFLQLDAANSVYLYGITEGNIPITPGCYGVNSGNIFIMKFPFNFGSVIYQTCLGSATASNFSPTAFLVDNCNKVYISGYGGVAGFATTPNAIPSSGSFYEAVIDQNATSLVFATYYGSPGDHVDGGTSRFDSRGMIYQGVCTGSNTFPTLPGSVATIKGAGASWDIAVFKIDMQLVDVTAAVTANPATSGCVPFTVNFTNQSVSGTTGMIYSWDFGDGATLDSTKNPSHTYTTPGVYDACMVVFDSLTCNLRDTICVQITVLAGPIDPFPQDTLLCPGTNITLDALNPGATYAWSTGAATQTINISTTGLYYVDISYTGCSRRDSINVNTLSSISIGPDLTVCDTATILLDPGVGGATYLWSTTATTQTINVTASGSYWVQVSSAGCQLRDTMVANVYAIPQVNLGSDTTLCPGNVLVLNAGNPGATFNWSNSTSAQTLNVSSAGTYWVQVENNICLSRDSIVVAYSQPLSSSNDTSLCLGQTFTIQATGTGTLLWSDGSSATSLVVSTTGTYWVESNDNGCVQRDTTIVTFAALPSVNFGADDVLCPGDTIVLNAFNTGASYTWNTGATTSQLEVTTAGTFIVQAMVGSCSSGDTIIITTEPELILMPDTNLCEPETISISTGLAGSYLWSTGSTLSAINVTQTGNYVLTLTTLNCVQRDTVVVNVQALPIVDFGNDTTLCPGASLLLDATNAGAVYAWQDGSTLPDFTVLSSGLYYADVSIGRCADVDSITVDFIPQLTSLPDSNLCEPETITLSAGINGSYNWSTGSTAASITVGQTGSYILTVTNSNCIQRDTIQINVSALPLVDFGGDTTLCPAEILVLDATNAGATYSWQDGSINPVFTINGAGTYWVNVSYGRCLSRDTLVVDYEPLLDLGPDTSICADLSFSLSSPISGLSYVWSTGATTAAINITQDGNYALTVTTANCVQSDAVQLTVLEIPEVDLGPDTVLCEGENITLDAGNPGASYTWSQGSGGQTLFVTSTATYSVLVDDGFCVGSDTVKVTVAEFDNLQSTISICNEFEVILQAQKGGTNFLWSTGATTNAITVADTGIYWVETKIGRCSVRDTITVEGAPGYSQVYLPLAFTPNGDGKNDAFFGLGERLDVYSLRIYNRWGQEVFETNDASKGWDGKFDGQEAPSDLYVYKVNYLTPCSQNRTTEKMGTVMLMR from the coding sequence TTGACTATCCGCATCCACCTCCTCTTATCCTTTCTTCTATCCGGCTTCCTGGCTCTCGGGCATGGAAGTGAAGAAAGATCGTCCATTGAGTTCAAAGAAAATAAGGGCCAATGGCATCCCAATGTCCGGTACCGGGCCGACCTCCCCGGTGCTACCTTCTATCTGGAAGAAAAGGGCTTCACGTATTCTTTGTTTAATCCTGAACGCTTTAATGAAATTCATGAGGTTGAACATGAATACAGTCCTGAAAAGGCCCGAAAAGAAATTATTCATTTTCATGCATTGAAAGTAAAATTCCTGAACGCTGAGGAAAATAACGCGAATGGAAGTGAGCCATTGTCAGGATATAGCAATTATATTATCGGTAACAATCCCTCCGGTTGGGCCTCCCGGGTAATGGGGTATAGGCATGTCCGTTATAGTTCTTTGTATCCGGGTATTGATCTTGAAGTATATACTGAAGAGAACAATGCGAAGTATGATTTTATTGTTAAGCCCGGCTCCGATTATAGGCAGATTCGTATGCAGTACGATGGAGCAGATGGAATTCAAATACGGAAGGACGGAGCACTTATCGTTAAAACTTCTGTTTTTGATTTTACGGAGTTGCGTCCTTTTGCCTATCAGCTGATAAATGGAGAGAAGAAATCCGTGGCTTGCGATTTCAGGAAGGAAGGAAATGTGATTTCATTTAAAGTCGGTAAGTACGATCAGTCGCAGGAACTTGTTATTGATCCCGTCGTTGTCGCCTCAACCTACTCCGGATCGAATCAAACTACCTATGGTCATAGCGCTGCTTATGATGATTTGGGAAATATTATTACAGGTGGGAGATGCTTTGGCGTTGGTTATCCCATCACTCCCGGAGCTTTTGATGCAACTTTCGGAGGAAATGTAGATATCGCTATCACGAAACTAAATCCAACGGGTAGTGCCAGAATTTATTCCACCTATATAGGCGGAACTTCGGATGAGTATGTTCACAGTATGTTTTCATTGGCAAATAATGATCTTCTTATTTATGGATCCTGTTCTTCGTCCGACTATCCTGTTACTCCCGGTTGCTATGATGCAACGCAGAATGGCTCTTATGATATCATTGTTACTCGTCTCAACAGCACAGGTTCAGCATTAGTGGGGTCAACTTATATCGGCGGCTCCGGAAATGACGGGCAAAATGCGATCCCTTATAATTATGGTGATACGTACAGAGGGGAAATTATTGCAGATGCTTTGGGAACGGTATATATCGCGAGTTTTACCTCTTCCAATAATTTTCCGGCTACAGCGGGGGTCTTCGATGCCACTGCCAATGGAGCGCAGGATGGAGTTATCATTCGCCTGAATCCTTCGTTTGCTACACTCGACTGGGCTACCTATGTGGGAGGTTCGGGAGATGATGCCGCTTTGGGATTGAAATTGGATGGCTCCGGTTTTGGTTTATATATTGCCGGTGCTACTTCAAATGTTAACTTTCCGACGCAGGGTGGCGCAATTCATCCGGCATTTCTGGGAGGAGGTATGGATGGATGGGTGATGTATCTGGCATCAAATGGTATTTTTACACTGGCTTCTTCCTATATCGGAACTTCCGGGTATGATCAGGCCTATTTTCTGCAATTGGATGCCGCTAACAGTGTTTACCTATATGGTATTACTGAGGGAAATATTCCTATCACACCGGGTTGTTATGGCGTGAATAGCGGAAATATTTTTATCATGAAGTTTCCGTTTAACTTCGGTTCGGTCATTTATCAGACTTGCCTTGGCAGTGCAACCGCCTCTAATTTCTCACCTACTGCATTTCTTGTTGATAATTGTAATAAAGTTTACATCAGTGGTTATGGCGGTGTGGCGGGTTTTGCTACTACTCCCAATGCCATTCCGAGTTCAGGTTCTTTCTATGAAGCAGTAATTGATCAGAATGCCACATCACTTGTGTTTGCTACCTATTATGGATCTCCGGGTGATCATGTGGATGGTGGGACCAGCCGTTTCGATAGCCGTGGTATGATTTATCAGGGCGTTTGCACCGGTTCAAATACCTTTCCTACTCTTCCGGGTTCAGTAGCTACCATCAAAGGTGCAGGCGCCAGTTGGGATATTGCCGTCTTTAAAATTGATATGCAATTGGTAGATGTTACCGCGGCAGTGACAGCTAATCCTGCTACTTCAGGATGCGTTCCCTTCACAGTGAATTTTACCAATCAAAGTGTTAGCGGGACAACGGGAATGATTTATTCCTGGGATTTCGGTGATGGAGCAACGTTAGATAGTACTAAGAACCCTTCACATACCTATACCACACCCGGCGTATACGATGCCTGTATGGTGGTCTTTGATTCGCTGACCTGTAATCTTCGGGATACCATTTGTGTTCAAATCACAGTGCTTGCCGGTCCTATAGATCCCTTCCCGCAAGATACACTCCTTTGTCCCGGAACTAATATCACTTTAGATGCCTTGAATCCGGGTGCGACCTATGCATGGAGCACAGGTGCAGCTACGCAAACGATTAATATCAGTACAACCGGATTGTATTATGTTGACATCAGCTATACAGGTTGTAGCCGCAGAGATAGTATCAATGTCAATACGCTGAGTTCTATTTCTATTGGTCCTGACCTTACCGTGTGTGATACAGCTACTATTTTGCTGGATCCCGGAGTAGGAGGGGCTACTTATTTATGGTCAACCACTGCCACCACGCAAACGATAAATGTTACCGCGAGCGGAAGTTATTGGGTGCAGGTCAGCAGTGCCGGATGTCAGTTGCGCGATACGATGGTGGCTAACGTGTATGCCATACCGCAAGTGAATCTGGGAAGCGATACTACCTTGTGTCCCGGGAATGTGTTGGTGCTGAATGCAGGAAATCCCGGAGCTACCTTTAACTGGTCAAATAGTACGTCTGCACAAACCTTAAACGTTTCTTCGGCCGGTACGTATTGGGTGCAGGTGGAAAATAATATTTGTCTGAGTAGAGATTCCATTGTCGTTGCCTATTCGCAGCCGCTATCCTCCTCCAACGACACTTCATTATGTCTCGGTCAGACGTTTACTATTCAGGCCACCGGAACAGGAACCTTGCTTTGGTCCGATGGTTCTTCAGCAACTTCACTTGTTGTCAGTACCACGGGAACCTATTGGGTAGAATCCAATGATAACGGCTGTGTTCAACGGGATACTACTATCGTCACCTTTGCAGCATTGCCTTCCGTTAATTTTGGTGCGGATGATGTACTTTGTCCCGGAGATACTATTGTACTGAATGCGTTCAATACAGGAGCTTCCTATACCTGGAACACCGGCGCTACCACCTCTCAGTTGGAAGTGACCACTGCAGGTACATTTATTGTGCAGGCCATGGTGGGAAGTTGCAGTTCAGGCGATACAATTATTATAACCACAGAGCCGGAATTAATCCTGATGCCTGATACCAATTTATGCGAACCGGAAACCATTTCGATTTCGACGGGCCTCGCCGGAAGTTATCTCTGGTCGACGGGCAGTACCCTTTCGGCTATCAATGTCACCCAAACTGGTAATTATGTGCTAACACTGACCACCTTAAATTGTGTGCAAAGAGATACTGTGGTCGTTAACGTACAGGCCTTGCCGATAGTTGACTTTGGGAATGATACCACATTATGCCCGGGTGCATCTTTGTTATTGGATGCTACCAATGCAGGAGCAGTGTATGCCTGGCAGGATGGAAGTACTCTTCCTGATTTTACTGTATTGAGCAGTGGATTGTATTACGCGGATGTCTCTATTGGTCGTTGTGCCGATGTTGATAGTATTACTGTAGATTTTATCCCGCAGTTGACATCCTTGCCGGATTCCAATCTCTGTGAACCGGAGACCATCACCCTGAGCGCCGGAATTAATGGTTCTTATAATTGGTCGACAGGCAGTACTGCAGCCTCGATCACCGTTGGTCAGACCGGTTCGTATATACTTACCGTTACAAACAGCAATTGTATTCAGAGAGATACCATTCAAATTAATGTCAGTGCCTTACCTCTTGTTGATTTTGGCGGTGATACCACACTTTGTCCTGCTGAGATTTTGGTCTTGGATGCCACCAATGCCGGAGCTACCTACAGTTGGCAGGATGGAAGTATAAATCCGGTATTTACGATTAACGGAGCCGGTACGTATTGGGTGAATGTTTCTTATGGCCGTTGTTTGAGCAGGGATACCTTAGTGGTAGATTATGAACCCTTGCTTGATCTCGGTCCCGATACTTCCATTTGTGCGGATCTGAGCTTCTCGCTATCTTCTCCTATTAGTGGATTATCTTATGTCTGGTCGACCGGTGCTACTACTGCTGCCATAAATATTACGCAAGACGGAAATTACGCATTAACGGTTACAACAGCGAATTGTGTTCAAAGTGACGCTGTTCAACTAACGGTGCTGGAGATACCCGAAGTGGATCTTGGTCCGGATACAGTACTTTGTGAAGGAGAAAATATCACCCTTGATGCCGGGAATCCGGGTGCAAGCTATACCTGGTCACAGGGAAGCGGAGGACAAACCTTATTTGTTACTTCTACGGCTACCTATAGTGTTCTGGTTGATGATGGCTTCTGTGTAGGCTCGGATACTGTGAAAGTCACCGTGGCGGAATTTGATAATCTGCAATCCACCATTTCTATCTGTAATGAATTTGAAGTGATACTACAGGCACAGAAAGGTGGTACCAACTTCCTTTGGTCAACAGGTGCCACCACTAACGCTATAACGGTTGCGGATACGGGTATTTATTGGGTAGAGACGAAGATAGGTCGCTGCTCAGTCAGAGATACCATAACAGTAGAAGGTGCGCCGGGATATAGTCAGGTTTATTTACCGCTGGCTTTCACACCCAATGGAGACGGAAAGAACGATGCTTTCTTTGGATTAGGAGAACGTTTGGATGTTTACAGTCTGCGCATTTACAACCGCTGGGGACAGGAAGTTTTTGAAACCAACGATGCTTCCAAAGGATGGGATGGCAAATTCGACGGACAGGAAGCCCCTTCAGATCTCTACGTGTATAAAGTAAATTATCTCACTCCCTGCTCACAAAACCGCACTACGGAGAAAATGGGTACGGTGATGCTGATGCGATGA
- a CDS encoding YdeI/OmpD-associated family protein, whose product MSSFKKISFSTRVGKLDYLLGMHYVEVPSHIVKKLGGLNKQRLYCSINEKVRYSCGLMALSEGRAYISINKKRMTDLQLKIGSMIDVVLEPDTSTFGMEVPEELEELLKQDPEGEARFLKLSPGKQRNIIYFVSGVKSSQLRIDRALKLINNLKALKEGKETMRAIFYGN is encoded by the coding sequence ATGTCATCTTTTAAGAAAATTTCTTTTTCAACGCGTGTGGGTAAGCTCGATTATTTATTGGGTATGCATTACGTAGAAGTCCCTTCGCATATTGTCAAGAAACTCGGCGGATTAAATAAACAACGATTGTATTGCAGCATCAACGAAAAAGTGCGCTACTCCTGCGGACTAATGGCATTGAGCGAAGGCAGGGCCTATATCAGCATCAATAAAAAAAGAATGACTGATTTACAGTTAAAGATAGGATCCATGATTGATGTTGTTCTGGAGCCGGACACGAGTACATTTGGTATGGAAGTCCCTGAAGAACTCGAAGAATTATTAAAACAGGATCCGGAAGGAGAAGCCCGTTTTTTAAAACTCAGCCCCGGCAAGCAACGAAACATTATCTATTTTGTAAGTGGTGTAAAATCTTCTCAACTACGTATTGACCGCGCGCTGAAACTGATTAATAATTTAAAAGCATTGAAGGAGGGGAAGGAAACGATGCGTGCAATCTTTTATGGGAATTAA
- the accC gene encoding acetyl-CoA carboxylase biotin carboxylase subunit — protein sequence MFKKILIANRGEIALRIIRTCKEMGIRTVASYSTADKESLHVRFADEAVCIGPPPSRDSYLNIPRIIAAAEITNADAIHPGYGFLSENSRFSAICSKHGIKFIGATPEQIDAMGDKANAKDTMKKAGVPTIPGSDGLLENVEHGKKVAKEMGYPVIVKATAGGGGKGMRIVWKEDELQKAFENAQTEAAAAFGNDGLYMEKYIEEPRHIEIQVAGDQYGKACHLSERDCSIQRRHQKLLEETPSPFMTEKLREQMGEAAIKATLASNYEGVGTIEFLVDKHKNFYFMEMNTRIQVEHPVTEEVINYDLIKEQIKIAAGVPISGKNHFPTMHAIECRINAEDPYNDFRPSPGKITVLHQPGGHGVRVDSHIYAGYTIPPYYDSMIAKLITVAQTREEAMQTMERALSEFVIEGVKTTIPFHQQLLQNEDFRKGNYTTKFMESFKIR from the coding sequence ATGTTTAAAAAAATACTGATTGCCAATAGGGGCGAAATTGCACTTCGCATTATTCGTACATGCAAAGAGATGGGGATACGTACTGTGGCCTCTTATTCAACAGCGGACAAAGAAAGTCTTCATGTTCGCTTTGCAGATGAAGCTGTATGCATCGGACCACCACCGAGCCGTGACTCTTATCTTAATATTCCCCGCATAATTGCTGCAGCAGAGATTACCAATGCTGACGCTATTCATCCCGGATATGGTTTCCTGAGTGAGAACTCGAGGTTCTCCGCCATCTGTTCAAAGCATGGGATTAAATTTATTGGTGCTACTCCTGAGCAAATCGATGCAATGGGTGATAAAGCCAATGCGAAGGATACCATGAAGAAGGCCGGTGTGCCTACTATTCCGGGTTCCGATGGATTGCTGGAGAATGTGGAACATGGGAAGAAGGTAGCGAAGGAGATGGGCTATCCCGTTATCGTAAAAGCAACAGCAGGAGGTGGCGGAAAGGGAATGCGTATTGTGTGGAAAGAAGATGAGTTGCAAAAAGCTTTTGAAAATGCACAGACGGAAGCGGCGGCTGCTTTCGGCAACGATGGTCTGTACATGGAGAAATACATTGAGGAACCCCGCCATATTGAAATACAGGTTGCAGGCGATCAATATGGCAAGGCTTGTCATTTGAGTGAACGCGACTGCTCTATTCAACGACGTCACCAGAAATTGCTGGAAGAAACGCCTAGTCCATTTATGACCGAGAAGCTGCGTGAGCAAATGGGAGAAGCTGCCATCAAAGCTACACTTGCCAGCAATTACGAAGGGGTAGGTACTATCGAATTCCTCGTTGACAAGCACAAGAATTTTTATTTCATGGAGATGAATACCCGTATCCAGGTAGAACATCCGGTAACGGAAGAAGTCATCAATTATGATCTGATCAAAGAGCAAATAAAAATTGCAGCAGGTGTACCTATCAGTGGCAAAAATCATTTCCCTACCATGCATGCCATCGAATGCCGTATTAATGCTGAAGATCCATACAATGATTTTCGTCCAAGTCCGGGTAAAATAACTGTATTACATCAACCCGGCGGACATGGTGTGCGCGTCGACTCTCATATCTATGCCGGTTATACCATTCCGCCCTATTACGATTCCATGATTGCTAAATTGATTACCGTGGCACAAACACGGGAAGAGGCAATGCAAACGATGGAGCGTGCATTGAGCGAATTCGTAATTGAAGGTGTAAAGACAACCATTCCTTTTCATCAGCAGTTGTTGCAGAATGAAGATTTCAGAAAAGGGAATTATACGACCAAATTCATGGAGTCATTTAAAATACGATAG
- the accB gene encoding acetyl-CoA carboxylase biotin carboxyl carrier protein encodes MNKKEIEELIKFVAKAGVSEVNLELKDFKITIKNSPPKVEQIVQTIAPPVVMAAAAPVASTPSPAPAGTTPPPTSTTDDAKYITIKSPMIGTFYRSSGPDKPVLANVGDEIKQGQVLCIIEAMKLFNEIESEVSGRIVKVLVDNSKPVEYDTPLFLVDPS; translated from the coding sequence ATGAACAAAAAGGAAATCGAAGAACTTATCAAGTTTGTAGCCAAGGCCGGAGTCAGTGAAGTGAACCTCGAACTGAAAGACTTTAAGATCACTATTAAAAACAGTCCGCCTAAGGTGGAACAAATTGTACAAACGATAGCTCCTCCGGTTGTTATGGCAGCCGCGGCACCAGTCGCAAGTACTCCTTCCCCGGCCCCCGCAGGTACAACACCACCGCCTACATCTACTACCGATGATGCTAAATACATCACTATTAAAAGTCCGATGATCGGTACTTTCTACCGTTCATCCGGGCCCGACAAGCCTGTTTTAGCAAATGTTGGGGATGAAATTAAACAAGGACAAGTGCTTTGTATCATTGAAGCCATGAAGTTGTTCAATGAAATCGAATCGGAAGTGTCAGGAAGAATTGTCAAAGTACTCGTTGATAATTCAAAACCGGTGGAATATGATACGCCATTGTTTCTTGTTGATCCGAGTTGA
- a CDS encoding Omp28-related outer membrane protein, producing the protein MKKQLLMALFVAGSLGIAQAQTNILTEDFEGGSVPAGWSNITQATDGGWVVGNNVSVQSTSFPIPAHTLMAATNDDKCNCNKSNDIFLTPPMNLTTFSTVFMSYECFYFNLAYQGLVEEAKIVATSDNGVTFTDLQVVSANSGNGWQSNLVDLSSVAGNANVQIGFKYNDKGGWLYGWAIDDVVIYEPLAGVDLAVSSTVVGKDDARPVFSPYSKYITNLPLTVQTILTNVATTPITSFDFTWSDGVNTYNQTVTGLTIAPLSSYTLTAAVPYTTLAGPQTITTTITNINNGAVEISTANNSASFNIEGVTPHPDKKYFAEEGTGTWCQWCPRGAVYMDYMTETYPSQFVGVAVHNADSMTLAAYDAGIGALIGGYPSVVPNRGTEIDPSELEGNFMNNIVLAPPVVISGVSTVSLANNQITVDLTGTFSQALNGDYRFLAVVVEDSVTGTTAAYNQSNSYGNGANGPMGGFENFGTTVPAASMNYNFVGRALLNTFGGQSGSLPGAITSGGAYNYQFTTTANAAWDKSQLWIAAVVINTSTGAVLNANKFPVVITTGLNDQNNPLVGSYLYPTATSDIINLALHLQETSDVLLTVSDVLGKVVMTQDLGTISKGENKMFWNVNHLSAGMYHMTLTTSTGRTALKFIKE; encoded by the coding sequence ATGAAAAAACAACTACTAATGGCGTTGTTTGTTGCCGGTTCTCTCGGAATAGCACAAGCACAAACAAACATCTTAACTGAAGATTTCGAAGGAGGATCCGTTCCTGCCGGCTGGTCTAATATTACTCAGGCAACCGATGGTGGCTGGGTCGTTGGTAACAATGTCAGCGTGCAATCCACATCATTTCCTATTCCTGCACATACCTTAATGGCTGCAACCAATGACGATAAGTGCAATTGCAATAAAAGCAATGATATTTTTCTAACTCCACCAATGAACCTGACAACATTTTCAACTGTATTCATGAGTTATGAATGCTTCTATTTTAATTTAGCCTATCAAGGGTTAGTGGAAGAAGCGAAAATTGTTGCTACATCCGATAATGGCGTGACATTTACTGATCTTCAAGTGGTATCTGCAAATTCAGGAAACGGATGGCAGTCAAATCTTGTGGATTTATCAAGTGTAGCAGGAAATGCCAATGTTCAAATTGGATTTAAATATAATGACAAAGGCGGCTGGTTATACGGCTGGGCCATTGATGATGTAGTTATCTATGAACCATTAGCGGGTGTGGATCTGGCTGTGAGCAGCACTGTAGTTGGTAAAGATGATGCACGTCCGGTTTTTTCTCCTTATTCAAAATATATCACTAATTTGCCTCTCACGGTACAAACGATATTAACGAATGTTGCTACTACACCTATTACCTCCTTTGATTTTACATGGTCAGATGGCGTGAACACCTACAACCAAACGGTTACCGGTTTAACTATTGCCCCTCTTTCCAGTTATACCTTAACGGCGGCTGTTCCTTACACTACATTGGCAGGACCACAAACCATCACCACTACCATCACAAACATTAACAATGGAGCTGTTGAAATTAGTACTGCCAATAATTCTGCATCATTTAATATTGAAGGTGTAACTCCGCATCCTGATAAAAAATACTTTGCAGAAGAAGGTACAGGGACATGGTGCCAATGGTGTCCTCGCGGTGCTGTTTATATGGATTATATGACTGAAACCTATCCTTCACAATTTGTAGGTGTGGCTGTACACAATGCAGATTCGATGACATTGGCTGCTTATGATGCCGGAATTGGCGCTTTGATTGGTGGTTATCCGAGCGTTGTACCCAATCGCGGAACTGAAATTGACCCATCAGAACTTGAAGGCAATTTCATGAACAATATAGTATTAGCTCCTCCTGTTGTGATTTCAGGTGTTTCTACAGTTAGTCTGGCCAACAATCAAATTACTGTTGATCTTACCGGCACGTTCAGTCAGGCACTCAATGGTGATTACCGTTTCCTTGCTGTAGTTGTTGAAGATAGCGTAACCGGAACTACTGCAGCATACAATCAATCTAATTCATATGGTAATGGTGCAAATGGACCAATGGGTGGATTTGAAAACTTCGGCACAACGGTCCCCGCTGCTTCAATGAATTATAATTTTGTTGGTCGTGCGTTGTTAAATACTTTCGGAGGACAAAGCGGTAGTCTCCCTGGTGCTATCACTTCAGGTGGTGCTTATAATTATCAATTTACAACAACTGCCAATGCGGCCTGGGATAAAAGCCAATTATGGATTGCAGCTGTTGTAATTAACACATCAACCGGCGCAGTTTTAAATGCGAACAAATTCCCGGTTGTAATTACTACAGGTTTGAATGATCAAAACAATCCTTTGGTTGGTTCTTATCTTTATCCTACTGCAACTTCTGATATTATCAATCTTGCATTACATCTTCAGGAAACCTCTGACGTGTTATTGACAGTATCAGATGTACTTGGAAAAGTTGTAATGACTCAGGATTTGGGAACGATCAGCAAAGGTGAGAACAAAATGTTTTGGAATGTTAATCATCTGTCTGCCGGAATGTATCATATGACATTAACTACTTCTACCGGAAGAACAGCATTGAAATTTATTAAAGAATAA
- a CDS encoding ketoacyl-ACP synthase III, with protein sequence MTKVRAAITAVHAWVPPDLLTNHDLTKLVDTNEEWIETRTGIKERHILRGEGLGSSDMAVQAILPLLKKRGIGADEIELIICATTTPDMQFPATANIIADKIGAVNAWGYDVNAACSGFIFALTTATKFIETGTHKKVLVVGVDKMSSIIDYTDRATCVIFGDGGGAVLLEPNEEGNGIMDSILRVDGSGRAFLHQKAGGSVKPATLETVAAKEHFVYQEGQTVFKFAVTKMADVSAEIMEKNNLTGSDISWLIPHQANKRIIDATARRMGLPDEKVTLNIERYGNTTNGTIPLCLWEWEKKFKKGDNIIIAAFGGGFTWGAIWVKWAY encoded by the coding sequence ATGACCAAAGTTAGAGCTGCGATTACCGCGGTGCATGCATGGGTACCACCCGATCTGCTCACCAACCACGACCTTACGAAACTCGTCGATACCAATGAAGAATGGATTGAGACGCGTACCGGTATAAAAGAAAGACATATCCTGAGAGGGGAAGGCCTCGGCTCCTCCGACATGGCTGTTCAGGCTATTTTGCCTTTATTAAAGAAACGGGGAATTGGTGCCGATGAAATCGAACTCATCATTTGTGCGACCACCACACCCGACATGCAGTTTCCGGCTACTGCCAATATCATTGCAGATAAAATCGGTGCCGTGAATGCCTGGGGTTATGATGTCAACGCCGCCTGCTCCGGATTTATTTTCGCATTAACAACAGCCACTAAATTCATCGAAACGGGTACACATAAAAAAGTGTTGGTGGTTGGTGTAGATAAAATGTCGAGTATTATTGACTACACCGATCGTGCAACTTGCGTTATTTTTGGAGATGGCGGGGGTGCGGTACTGTTAGAGCCCAACGAAGAAGGTAACGGCATCATGGACTCGATTTTGAGAGTGGATGGGTCAGGGCGTGCATTTCTGCACCAGAAAGCTGGCGGTAGCGTTAAGCCGGCAACGTTAGAAACTGTTGCAGCTAAAGAACATTTCGTTTATCAGGAAGGTCAGACTGTTTTCAAGTTCGCTGTTACTAAAATGGCAGATGTAAGTGCTGAAATCATGGAGAAGAATAATCTCACCGGCTCAGACATCTCCTGGCTCATCCCCCACCAGGCCAACAAACGCATTATCGACGCCACTGCCCGCCGCATGGGACTTCCGGATGAAAAAGTCACTTTAAACATAGAGCGTTACGGCAACACCACCAATGGCACTATTCCACTTTGCTTATGGGAATGGGAAAAGAAATTCAAAAAAGGCGATAACATCATCATTGCTGCTTTCGGAGGTGGTTTTACCTGGGGAGCTATTTGGGTGAAATGGGCGTATTGA